The proteins below are encoded in one region of Silene latifolia isolate original U9 population chromosome 2, ASM4854445v1, whole genome shotgun sequence:
- the LOC141641130 gene encoding uncharacterized protein LOC141641130, producing the protein MDNIGCWNVRGMNHPNKQAEIKWFLHLNKIGLYGLVETKVKTQDFTAILNNLGQHWISINNNLHHPGGRVWLIWDPQVFHVTTRDCTAQQITVDVVQNITGDKFCFTVIYGFNDEADRKFLLRELQQISSQITQPWCVCGDFNSILNFNERLGRPVMWNELVDFRQCVDSCDITDIQAQGSFFTWNNKQDHATRVYSRIDRCLVSNDWLLKYPDSYAYFMNEGLFDHTPIICYRKE; encoded by the coding sequence ATGGATAACATTGGTTGTTGGAATGTTAGAGGCATGAACCACCCTAATAAGCAAGCTGAAATAAAGTGGTTTTTACATTTGAATAAAATAGGTCTTTATGGTTTAGTTGAAACAAAGGTGAAGACTCAGGATTTTACTGCTATTCTTAATAATCTGGGTCAACACTGGATTAGTATCAATAATAATTTACATCATCCTGGAGGTCGTGTGTGGTTAATTTGGGATCCACAGGTGTTTCATGTGACTACTCGAGACTGTACTGCTCAGCAAATCACAGTTGATGTGGTTCAAAATATTACTGGTGATAAATTTTGTTTTACTGTTATATATGGGTTCAATGATGAGGCTGATAGGAAATTCTTATTGAGAGAGTTGCAACAAATTAGTAGTCAAATTACCCAGCCTTGGTGTGTCTGTGGGGACTTCAACTCTATTCTTAATTTTAATGAGAGACTTGGTAGACCTGTCATGTGGAATGAACTGGTAGATTTTAGACAGTGTGTTGACTCCTGTGACATCACTGACATTCAAGCCCAGGGATCATTCTTTACATGGAATAACAAACAAGATCATGCTACTAGGGTCTATTCTCGCATTGATAGATGTCTTGTGTCCAATGATTGGCTGCTCAAATATCCTGATAGCTATGCCTATTTTATGAATGAAGGGCTGTTTGATCATACCCCTATAATCTGCTATAGGAAGGAGTGA